From Salmo salar chromosome ssa04, Ssal_v3.1, whole genome shotgun sequence, one genomic window encodes:
- the LOC106610211 gene encoding mucin-5AC isoform X1, which produces MDKIHFTFPCLIVLSGLVLASTTTAQTQPVNPTVTQPTSASNPANDTATPGHAMAVDNNDLTFSAITPSLPDLIFDNGSITNSTGRPNHTVTTPLKTSSDASPGPTSWPSPMEVSTSKHPAEASSTTTSTSATSTTKNTGLAGTAQPKPSARKSPHIGLIIFIVIIITACVLVAACFITKKTSRRYSLDLRGGHEDLPLSTAGPDAVFDNSSTQKGMDTFTAVDLSSTEVLVKGSEGERADSEKISDDAPPASPVDKPDDGAPGDVAPEAPAGETDDENTVSNKTSVESVEANENNNNNTIPTARINSTPRGRAMTSSFSEVPLDNPA; this is translated from the exons atggacaaaatacattttacgTTTCCCTGTCTGATTGTCCTTTCGG GTCTCGTCCTGGCTTCTACCACCACAGCCCAGACACAGCCAGTCAATCCCACTGTAACCCAGCCCACCTCAGCCTCCAACCCAGCCAACGACACAGCCACTCCAGGACATGCCATGGCTGTAGACAACAATGATTTAACATTTTCCGCCATAACCCCAAGCCTTCCTGATCTAATTTTTGATAACGGCTCTATAACCAATTCCACCGGGAGGCCTAACCACACAGTAACCACACCACTGAAGACCAGTTCAG ATGCATCTCCAGGACCTACATCCTGGCCCTCACCAATGGAAGTCTCTACATCAAAGCACCCAGCAGAGGCCAGCAGTACAACTACTAGCACTTCTGCTACTAGCACCACCAAGAATACAG GTTTGGCGGGAACTGCTCAACCAAAACCCTCTGCGAGAAAATCGCCCCACATTG GATTGATCATCTTCATTGTGATCATCATCACTGCCTGTGTGCTTGTAGCAGCATGCTTCATTACAAAGAAGACATCAAGG AGGTACTCCCTAGATCTCCGAGGCGGGCATGAGGATCTGCCTCTGAGTACTGCGGGTCCTGATGCCGTGTTTGACAACTCCTCAACACAGAAGG GGATGGACACCTTTACCGCCGTGGATCTCAGCAGCACCGAGGTCCTGGTTAAGGGaagtgagggagaaagag CAGATAGTGAGAAAATCTCTGACGACGCTCCGCCTGCCAGCCCTGTGGACAAACCTGATGATGGGGCCCCTGGAGACGTAGCCCCTGAGGCCCCAGCAGGGGAGACTGATGACGAGAACACTGTCTCCAATAAGACCTCAGTGGAGTCAGTGGAGGCCAacgagaacaacaacaacaacaccatcccaaccgccaGGATCAATTCAACTCCAAGAG GACGGGCCATGACCAGCAGCTTCTCTGAGGTTCCTCTGGACAACCCGGCCTAA
- the LOC106610211 gene encoding mucin-5AC isoform X2 has product MDKIHFTFPCLIVLSGLVLASTTTAQTQPVNPTVTQPTSASNPANDTATPGHAMAVDNNDLTFSAITPSLPDLIFDNGSITNSTGRPNHTVTTPLKTSSDASPGPTSWPSPMEVSTSKHPAEASSTTTSTSATSTTKNTGLAGTAQPKPSARKSPHIGLIIFIVIIITACVLVAACFITKKTSRRYSLDLRGGHEDLPLSTAGPDAVFDNSSTQKGMDTFTAVDLSSTEVLVKGSEGERDSEKISDDAPPASPVDKPDDGAPGDVAPEAPAGETDDENTVSNKTSVESVEANENNNNNTIPTARINSTPRGRAMTSSFSEVPLDNPA; this is encoded by the exons atggacaaaatacattttacgTTTCCCTGTCTGATTGTCCTTTCGG GTCTCGTCCTGGCTTCTACCACCACAGCCCAGACACAGCCAGTCAATCCCACTGTAACCCAGCCCACCTCAGCCTCCAACCCAGCCAACGACACAGCCACTCCAGGACATGCCATGGCTGTAGACAACAATGATTTAACATTTTCCGCCATAACCCCAAGCCTTCCTGATCTAATTTTTGATAACGGCTCTATAACCAATTCCACCGGGAGGCCTAACCACACAGTAACCACACCACTGAAGACCAGTTCAG ATGCATCTCCAGGACCTACATCCTGGCCCTCACCAATGGAAGTCTCTACATCAAAGCACCCAGCAGAGGCCAGCAGTACAACTACTAGCACTTCTGCTACTAGCACCACCAAGAATACAG GTTTGGCGGGAACTGCTCAACCAAAACCCTCTGCGAGAAAATCGCCCCACATTG GATTGATCATCTTCATTGTGATCATCATCACTGCCTGTGTGCTTGTAGCAGCATGCTTCATTACAAAGAAGACATCAAGG AGGTACTCCCTAGATCTCCGAGGCGGGCATGAGGATCTGCCTCTGAGTACTGCGGGTCCTGATGCCGTGTTTGACAACTCCTCAACACAGAAGG GGATGGACACCTTTACCGCCGTGGATCTCAGCAGCACCGAGGTCCTGGTTAAGGGaagtgagggagaaagag ATAGTGAGAAAATCTCTGACGACGCTCCGCCTGCCAGCCCTGTGGACAAACCTGATGATGGGGCCCCTGGAGACGTAGCCCCTGAGGCCCCAGCAGGGGAGACTGATGACGAGAACACTGTCTCCAATAAGACCTCAGTGGAGTCAGTGGAGGCCAacgagaacaacaacaacaacaccatcccaaccgccaGGATCAATTCAACTCCAAGAG GACGGGCCATGACCAGCAGCTTCTCTGAGGTTCCTCTGGACAACCCGGCCTAA